A stretch of DNA from Brachyhypopomus gauderio isolate BG-103 chromosome 7, BGAUD_0.2, whole genome shotgun sequence:
TTATAGTTTTAAAACAGACGACTGTTTTTATGCATTGTGTCTATGTAATGTCCGATCACTGAAATTCTGCTAATCATTAAGCCTGGTGTGAACGGAACTGTTGCGTTTAACTCGTCTGCTCCTAGGGTTAAGGACAACTTGTAGCTGTCTGGAAGTTAATTACAACCTCGATAAATCTTTCCAGGGGCACGGGAGCCTCCGCGTTATATTCTTACCACAGCCTCAATCTACAGCTTGGCTTAAAAAAAGACCGCTGACAGACCTTGAAAATTAATTTCTTCTTGACATTAATGACGTCTATTTAGCACTTGAAAATAGTGCTTCAGAGATGTACGGGGAAGGGCTATAGAATTAGACTACATGGTTTTTTCACTGAAATCTTGTTTAGACTCTAACAGATCAATGAAATCACTTCAAAGCCATGCATTTATTTAATTTCGTTGGTCTATTTTACGTTCGTCAACGTAAGCTATTCAAGCAAAATTACACATTTGCATTTTTGGGGTAGGCATACTTAAAGAGGGGAGCAGCAACCCACGTGTACGGCGTACGTGCGCGCGTGCGACCAGCGCGTAACAGTCTGCGTTCGCCGTCTTGACAGGTGTGGTTCCAAAACAGAAGAGCGAAGGAGAAACGGCTAAAAAAGGACGCGGGAAGACAGAGGTGGGGACAGTACTTCCGTAACATGAAGAGGTCGAGGGGGAGCTCCAAATCTGACAAGGACAGCATCCAGGAGGAAGGGGTGGACAGCGACGCTGAGGTGTCTTTTACTGGTATGGGATCGCTCATGAATCACCAAAGGCTTAAAATGACACAGTCTCGAGCCCCTTTACATCATTATACTGATGTCAGGCATGAATGCAGACTGAGCTGTCTCCTTTCAATCAATTACATGCATTACATTTCAGATTATGTTCGCTTTATTAACTGACTACATTTTTAATTGTactattatattttgaacagaATGTCTAAGAGAATActgaataattaattaataataaaaaaaaagctttGCACAGTTAATGTGTATTTGAACTAAGTACAAGTCAACTGAGGAGTATATTCATAGTAAAACTCACTGTCCTTCTCCCTAATCTTGTCTGAGCAGATGAGCCACCCATGTCCGACCTCGGCCACTCCAACGGCCTCTACGGCAGCCTGAGTGAGAGCTCCCCAGCACTGGTCAGGCAGGGAGGAGCCCACCCTCCTTTCCCCCTGGAACATGGCGCCATGCTGCCTTCGCAGGAGCAGTACCACGACCTCCGGGCCAGCAGCCCCTATGGCCTTCCCCATTCCCCCGGATCACTTCAGGCCCTGCCCAGACAGCAACCCCTCATCTCCGGCCTCGTCTACCCCGATTCCAGTCTGTCGGTGGTGAGTCAGACCGGAACCCCTGGAATGGGTCCCGGTGTGCGGATGGTTGGTGGAGGAAACGGTCCCAGTTCAGATCTGTCGACAGGAAGCAGCGGAGGCTACCCGGACTTCCCAGCCAGTCCGGCATCCTGGCTGGAAGAAGTTGACCACAATCAGTTTTGATGACAGTGGAACGAGGATTGCCCACAAACAGCATAGTTCTGATTTGGCTACATGAAGAAAGCAGTCAGCTTCCAAACACGACTTCTGCGGGAATCGTCACTTCAATGTAAAGTCAAACGTGCTGTTCTTGTCATTGTCTGCATGGAATGAGGCAAAAGGACTTTGAGACTTATGGATGCACTTCTAAGGCTCAGACTGAGTGATCCTCTCCATTTGGTTACATCCAGTCCTGTGACTTGACAGAGCTTATGCCCACTTTGTCAGACCATACGACAGGTCTGTCATAACTAAAGCAATGATGTAGAGATCACTCATTGTGGATCACCCAGAGCctaaaaagacaaaacaaacaaacaaacaaaaacaatgaaaaCTATTTCAAAGTTGCCAAGATGCCTAAAATAAAACTCGGATTGTGTAACTTCTGGTTTTCGTTAGACGGCATCTTTAGAACTTGGTGCACAGCAGAGACTGATATCAAGGTTTGGCCCCTGTTACCATGTTGTAGATGTCTGACTCATAAAGCAGATTCTTTTGAAACTTTACATACGTTCACCTTTCATGTCTCCTCTTGGTGTCTAAGTGTACGTACCGTCACCCATTTTGGTCAAAGTATCTGGTCGTTGCCAAATGTCTCTATCCAGCATCTTGCAGCTCAGAGTCGTGGAGTATTTATTTTTCTACACCTCCGTGGACATCGCGAACAAGGACTTTGTACATTTCAAAACAGGGATAGACGAGTTGTAGCTGTTGACTTGTTACTCAATAGGACTATACTtctatgcatttgtgtgttttcagaTGTATCTTGGTCGTTTCTCTTTACTGAGACAGCCTAGGTGATCTGGCCCTAGGGTCCCAtaagtgtttgtttatgtgaaaGATGTTTTATGTCTTATTTATTCCCTCTGATGATGATTAAGTGATGCAGGTCTTTAATAAATTTGTCAGTGAAACTCAGTTCTGCTGCTTTATGGTTTGGATCTTGGTCTCATCAACATTGGCTTTACACATGTGTGCTTGCTAAAAAGCTGCAGTTTTCTTCTCATAGTATTTCCATTTGTTATGGTCTAAAGACAGAATGGCAGAGTGAATGTGATATCCTGGCAGGGTTCCCTTGCTCCATGTTGGTGACGGGGTGAGTTTGGCTGGTCTcacatgtttattttttattttctaagATGAATCAGATTGATGTTCCATCGTGGCACTGATAATGGAACGGGAGCAATTAACGGATTTGGCTGAGTCACTGATAATGGAACGGGAGCAATTCACGGATTTGGCTGAGTCACCGATTCTGTAGTCTGGCACTTCACCAAGGCCATATCATCAAGAGTTCAGGGCCTGTTTAGTGCAGAAATTTGATGCAGACAGCAGTGCAACATGTCGATTCAGAGATAAGCGCACTGGGTTTGCTCAGATGCCCCAGTGGGGGAGAAATCTTCAATCCATTAGACGGCCTGGATCAGATGCCCCTTGTGATTTTCCTCATTTGTTTACTTATTCAAACTCAGGTTCAATTAAAGAGATTAAatagtttctgtgtgtgtttgtgtgtgtgtgtgtgtgtgtgtgtgtgtgtgtgtgtgtgtgtgtgtgtgtgtgtg
This window harbors:
- the lhx3 gene encoding LIM/homeobox protein Lhx3 isoform X2, with translation MLLEHPGSSCQNSGNYSRYSSGQDIPVCAGCSQHIVDRFILKVLDRHWHSKCLKCSDCQSQLADKCFTRGDSVYCKEDFFKRFGTKCAACQQGIPPTQVVRRAQDFVYHLHCFACIVCKRQLATGDEYYLMEDSRLVCKVDYETAKQREADSTAKRPRTTITAKQLETLKNAYNNSPKPARHVREQLSSETGLDMRVVQVWFQNRRAKEKRLKKDAGRQRWGQYFRNMKRSRGSSKSDKDSIQEEGVDSDAEVSFTDEPPMSDLGHSNGLYGSLSESSPALVRQGGAHPPFPLEHGAMLPSQEQYHDLRASSPYGLPHSPGSLQALPRQQPLISGLVYPDSSLSVVSQTGTPGMGPGVRMVGGGNGPSSDLSTGSSGGYPDFPASPASWLEEVDHNQF